From Paenibacillus sp. PL2-23:
GACGCCGTTCAGGATTTGAACGATGGAGTCTATACCGCCAGCATTCGTGTAGTCTTGTGTAACCGTAGCCGACAGCTTCTGCTCCAGCACCCGCTCAACCTGTGAGATGACCTCTGGAGACGTGCTGTCCATGAGCGCCACTCTTCTGGCCACATCCGCCTGCTTATCTTGCGGCAGCGAGGACAATATTTGAGAAGATTGATCCGGCTGCAGGTAAGACAGCACCAAAGCGATAGTCTGAGAATTTTCGTTCTGGATAAAGTTCAAGATTTGAGCTGGCTCAGCCTTGCGCGCAAAGTCGAAAGGTCTGACCTGCAGCGTGGCAGTCAAGCGATTAATAACCTCCAGCGCCTTCGTCTCGCCAAGCGCTTTCTCCAGAATGTCCTTGGCGTATGAAATACCGCCTTGCGATATATATTCCTGCGCCATGCAGATTTGATGAAATTCACTTAAGATAAGCTCCCGGTCCTGGCTGTCCACCTTACGAACGTTCGCGATTTCGAGCGTCAGCTGTTCAATTTCATCATCTCGAAGATGCTTGAATATTTGAGCGGAAACCTCGGGCCCGAGCGTTATTAATAAGATCGCTGCTTTTTGTCTGCCGGTTAGCACTTGCATCGTCTTAGACAATGACAGTCCTCCTATTCTTCAGCAAGCCAGGTACGGAGAAGATTAACGAATTCGTCCGGCTTACGCTTGGCAAGCGTTTCAAGATTTTTCCGAGCTTGGCTTTCATTGGTGACCGTTTCAAGATCAAGCGTAGGATATTCGACTTTGGTCTGCTCCGGTATATCGGCTTCCTCGACCTCGTCCTGCCTTCTTCTTCTGCGCACTAGCATAAAAGCTAGACCGCCGATAATCGCCAGCGCGGCTGCGCCGATTCCAAGCAGCCATCCCGTCGAAAGTCCGCCTGCCGCAGCATCTGTCGGGCTTTCTGCAAAATTTCGGGCAATGAGTGAAACCTTTTTGTCAATCAGCTCGTCATTATTCACATCCTGACCGGAATCGGCCAGCTGTGATCGCACAAGCGTGGTCAAATAATTCATAATATCATTTCTTGCTTGCTCATCATTCAATTGTGCGGCCTCGATGCCGATACTAATAGAGAGATCCTTCAGCACAAACGGTCCGGACTGGATATTTCTTTTGATTCGGTCAAAGTCATAGTTCCGGAGCTGGGAGCTCGTCTCGGAGGAGCTGCTCTCTCCTCCTGCCGCTTCGTAGCCCGGGATGTCGGTTTCACCTGTCCCGGCTACGCCGCCGGCTTCTGTAGAAGAGCCGGTTGATGTGGCATTATTAATTTCCTCACTGACAATAATGCCATTATTGTTATTATTATCCAGCGGTCTGACCAGATTTTCCTCCGTTATTTCCTTATCGAAGTTCATGCTGCTGGATACACTAACCACTAGATTGTCGCTCCCAACAATAGGACCTAGGAACGATAATATATTTTTTTTCAGATCAGTTTCGAATTTGCTTTGGATTCTGAATTGCAAATCCACAATATCCGCGTCTCCGATACCCATGCCGCCCGCCTCGGAGGACATGAGCTCGCCCTGCGGACTCGAAATGGTAATATCCTCAACTTCCAGGTCCGGCACAGTCGCCTGCACAAGATTGTAATAGCTGTCGATTTCCTTTTGCGACGGACGGTAGCCTGGAGTAAATTTGATTACGATTGCGGCAGATGCCTTGGATGTATCCTCCGGCGTCAGGAACACGCTTTCCTCTGCTGCACTAATGAGCACCTTGGAGCTTTCGACGCCTTGCAGCTGATTCAGAAGCTTCTGCACCTCGCCATTCAAAGCGTTCTGATAAATGACGTTAAATTCATTTTCCGTTGTTCCTAGCGCGGATGAATTAGCGCTGAACACTTCGAAGCCGATGGAGCCGTTCTGCACCAGCCCTTGCGAGCCAATATCAACCTTCACCCTGGAAGCTACCGCGCTTGGCACCATAATGCTGGTCCCGCCTCCACTGAGCTCATAAGGAATCCCGTTGCTGTCAAGATAATTCATAACGGCTGCCGCATCGGTTGCATCCAGATTTTGAAAGGCGAGTTCATATTCGGTTCTAGTGAATACGATTGTCAACAGGATAACCGTCAACAATATTCCGCTTACGGAAGCCCCCAACCATATTTTTTGCTTTTTGCCCATTTGGCTCCACGTTAGCTGAAGCCGTTCTCGATATTGGGCGACTCTCTCGTTCACAATTTCACCTCACCTTTGCTGGGAAAAACGTACGATTAGATTTGCATCCGCATGATTTCTTGATAAGCCTCAACCACCTTGTTGCGGACTTGTGAGGTGAACTGCAAGCTAAGCTGGGCCTGCTCCGAAGCGAGCAGAACCTGAGTGACGTCGACCTTGCCGACCAAATATTGATCGTTCAGCTTATGAACGTTCCTCTCTTGGGCACTGACGCTGTCCAGCGCCGTCTGTAAATATTGGCCGAAGCTTTGTGTCAGTTCAGCCGGCGTTTTCTGTGTAATAGGCTCCGACTGGAGCGCTTTAACGGGAACGGCTTGTCCCAGGTTCATCGATTGGATCATGAATTTCCCTCCGTGTTTGTCTAGTTACCGATTCCGGTTATCTGCCAATCTCCAGCGCTTTAATGAACATCGACTTGGTGGCGTTGATAGCCGTCACATTGGCTTCATAAGCTCTCGATGCCGATA
This genomic window contains:
- the fliE gene encoding flagellar hook-basal body complex protein FliE, with product MIQSMNLGQAVPVKALQSEPITQKTPAELTQSFGQYLQTALDSVSAQERNVHKLNDQYLVGKVDVTQVLLASEQAQLSLQFTSQVRNKVVEAYQEIMRMQI
- the fliF gene encoding flagellar basal-body MS-ring/collar protein FliF, encoding MNERVAQYRERLQLTWSQMGKKQKIWLGASVSGILLTVILLTIVFTRTEYELAFQNLDATDAAAVMNYLDSNGIPYELSGGGTSIMVPSAVASRVKVDIGSQGLVQNGSIGFEVFSANSSALGTTENEFNVIYQNALNGEVQKLLNQLQGVESSKVLISAAEESVFLTPEDTSKASAAIVIKFTPGYRPSQKEIDSYYNLVQATVPDLEVEDITISSPQGELMSSEAGGMGIGDADIVDLQFRIQSKFETDLKKNILSFLGPIVGSDNLVVSVSSSMNFDKEITEENLVRPLDNNNNNGIIVSEEINNATSTGSSTEAGGVAGTGETDIPGYEAAGGESSSSETSSQLRNYDFDRIKRNIQSGPFVLKDLSISIGIEAAQLNDEQARNDIMNYLTTLVRSQLADSGQDVNNDELIDKKVSLIARNFAESPTDAAAGGLSTGWLLGIGAAALAIIGGLAFMLVRRRRRQDEVEEADIPEQTKVEYPTLDLETVTNESQARKNLETLAKRKPDEFVNLLRTWLAEE
- the fliG gene encoding flagellar motor switch protein FliG, producing MSKTMQVLTGRQKAAILLITLGPEVSAQIFKHLRDDEIEQLTLEIANVRKVDSQDRELILSEFHQICMAQEYISQGGISYAKDILEKALGETKALEVINRLTATLQVRPFDFARKAEPAQILNFIQNENSQTIALVLSYLQPDQSSQILSSLPQDKQADVARRVALMDSTSPEVISQVERVLEQKLSATVTQDYTNAGGIDSIVQILNGVDRGTERTILDALEIQDPELAEEIKKRMFVFEDIVNIDNRSIQRIIRDIENADLQLALKVASEEVREAIFRNMSKRMADTFKEEMDIMGPVRLRDVEEAQTRIVATIRRLEESGEIIIARGGGDDIIV